The proteins below come from a single Pirellulales bacterium genomic window:
- a CDS encoding NADH-quinone oxidoreductase subunit D (Catalyzes the transfer of electrons from NADH to quinone), producing MSTYTDDPRIIEFDVRTDEMLVNMGPQHPSTHGVLRLVLRTDGEVVSEVTPHIGYLHRCAEKIGENLTPRQWIPYTDRMDYLAGMNMNLGWALTVEKLLKHELPEKAKHLRVLIAEMGRIASHLVGMGAYGLDLGTFSPFLYAFREREKILDLFEEVCGARLTYSYITVGGATADLPRGWLQKCEQFLDQFVPVIQEYHALLTSNAIFVRRAAGIGVLSAEMAIDYGCTGPVLRGSGVDQDLRRDGEERYTEMYDGYAFEVIVEKNGHYPRDHDYPPVPAIAVLGDCWHRFYVRMLEVVQSVDLVRQAIDRYSTAKGSWGEPVKLNEKLPKGEVYLETESPRGQMGFMIVSEGGSIPWRVRARSSSFCNLSVTHELCRGCLIADVPAIVGSLDIVMGEIDR from the coding sequence ATGTCAACCTATACCGACGATCCGCGGATCATTGAATTCGACGTCCGCACGGACGAGATGCTGGTCAACATGGGGCCGCAGCATCCGAGCACGCATGGCGTGCTCAGGCTCGTGCTGCGGACTGATGGCGAGGTGGTCTCCGAGGTCACTCCGCACATCGGCTATCTCCATCGCTGTGCCGAAAAAATCGGCGAGAATCTCACGCCGCGGCAGTGGATCCCGTACACCGACCGGATGGACTACCTGGCCGGGATGAACATGAATCTCGGCTGGGCGCTCACCGTCGAGAAGCTGTTGAAGCACGAGCTGCCCGAGAAGGCGAAGCACTTGCGGGTGCTGATCGCCGAAATGGGGCGAATCGCCAGCCATCTGGTCGGCATGGGGGCTTATGGCTTGGACCTGGGCACGTTCAGCCCGTTTCTGTATGCGTTCCGCGAGCGAGAAAAAATCCTCGACCTGTTCGAGGAAGTCTGCGGCGCGCGGCTTACGTATAGCTACATCACGGTCGGCGGGGCGACGGCCGACCTGCCGCGCGGCTGGCTGCAAAAGTGCGAGCAGTTCCTCGACCAGTTCGTGCCCGTGATTCAGGAATATCACGCCTTACTCACGAGCAATGCGATCTTTGTCCGTCGGGCGGCGGGCATCGGCGTCCTGTCGGCGGAAATGGCGATCGACTACGGCTGCACCGGCCCGGTGCTTCGTGGCAGCGGAGTCGATCAAGACCTCCGCCGCGACGGCGAAGAGCGCTACACCGAGATGTACGACGGCTATGCCTTCGAGGTGATCGTCGAGAAGAACGGCCACTATCCGCGCGATCACGACTATCCGCCGGTGCCCGCGATCGCCGTGCTCGGCGATTGTTGGCACCGGTTCTACGTGCGGATGCTCGAGGTCGTGCAATCGGTCGATCTGGTGCGGCAGGCGATCGACCGCTACAGCACGGCCAAAGGTTCGTGGGGCGAACCGGTCAAGCTCAATGAAAAGTTGCCGAAGGGAGAAGTGTATCTAGAAACGGAATCCCCGCGCGGGCAGATGGGGTTCATGATCGTCAGCGAAGGGGGCTCGATCCCCTGGCGCGTCCGCGCCCGCAGCAGCTCGTTCTGCAATCTATCCGTCACCCACGAACTCTGCCGCGGCTGCCTGATCGCCGACGTGCCCGCCATCGTCGGTTCGCTCGATATCGTGATGGGGGAGATTGATCGGTAA
- a CDS encoding GTPase, with amino-acid sequence MHSIDDTIAAIATVPGGADRGILRISGPDVLATVQRFFAPAEPIALADLRAATCVLGTAAVSLANRPGDQPLPCDLYLWPTCRSYTRQPVAELHTLGSPPILQALLRIACAAGARLAEPGEFTLRAFLAGRVDLVQAEAVLGVIDADDRRQLDVALAQLAGGLTRPLKLLRDQLLDLLADLEAGLDFVEEDIRFVTGNELQRRLSTAAAGIAALVEQVRGRDRTDFEPRVALVGWPNVGKSSLFNALMGSGPAALVSSQPGTTRDYLAARLQLGGVSCHLVDTAGIESTASADDLSTVAQQISHEQHERADLRLLCLDATRPLNEWEQAELRRDTAQLVVLTQCDLPTSNSRLATGIKTSTVTGLGLDMLKVAIQSELIAVAAAANPAGAVVATAVRCRESLRPAAESLARARDIAITRQGDELIAAEIRAALLDLGKVVGAIYTDDLLDRVFSRFCIGK; translated from the coding sequence ATGCACTCAATTGACGACACGATCGCAGCCATTGCCACGGTGCCAGGGGGTGCGGATCGCGGCATCCTGCGAATCAGCGGGCCGGATGTACTGGCGACGGTACAGAGATTCTTTGCCCCTGCCGAACCGATCGCTCTCGCCGATCTTCGCGCTGCAACCTGCGTTCTCGGGACGGCCGCCGTGTCGCTTGCGAATCGGCCTGGCGACCAACCGCTCCCTTGCGACCTTTATCTCTGGCCGACTTGCCGCAGCTACACGCGGCAGCCCGTTGCCGAATTGCACACGCTTGGCTCGCCGCCGATCCTTCAAGCGTTGCTGCGAATCGCCTGCGCCGCGGGAGCGCGGTTGGCAGAGCCAGGGGAGTTCACGCTGCGGGCGTTTCTCGCCGGGCGGGTCGATCTGGTTCAAGCGGAGGCGGTGCTGGGAGTGATCGATGCCGACGACCGGCGGCAGCTCGACGTAGCGCTAGCTCAATTGGCCGGCGGTTTGACGCGGCCGCTCAAGCTGCTGCGGGATCAACTGCTCGATCTGTTGGCGGATTTGGAGGCCGGACTCGACTTCGTCGAAGAGGACATTCGATTTGTGACGGGCAACGAATTGCAGCGACGACTCTCGACAGCCGCCGCCGGCATCGCGGCGTTGGTCGAGCAAGTGCGCGGACGAGACCGAACCGACTTCGAGCCGCGGGTGGCCCTCGTCGGCTGGCCGAATGTCGGCAAAAGCAGCCTGTTCAACGCCTTGATGGGCAGCGGGCCCGCGGCGCTAGTTTCGTCTCAACCAGGAACCACGCGCGATTATCTGGCCGCGCGACTACAACTCGGCGGCGTCTCATGCCACCTTGTCGACACGGCGGGGATTGAATCCACTGCCTCTGCCGACGATCTTTCCACCGTCGCTCAACAAATCAGCCACGAGCAACACGAGCGCGCTGATTTGAGGCTACTCTGCCTCGACGCCACCCGGCCGCTCAACGAATGGGAACAAGCAGAGCTGCGCCGCGATACGGCGCAACTCGTGGTACTTACTCAATGTGACCTACCAACCTCCAACTCGCGGCTCGCGACGGGAATCAAAACCTCGACGGTAACCGGACTCGGCCTCGACATGCTCAAAGTGGCCATACAGTCGGAATTAATCGCGGTCGCCGCCGCCGCGAATCCCGCTGGCGCCGTCGTTGCCACCGCGGTCCGCTGCCGCGAATCCCTTCGTCCGGCAGCCGAATCACTCGCCCGAGCCCGCGACATAGCAATTACGCGGCAAGGTGACGAGCTTATCGCCGCCGAAATCCGCGCCGCGCTGTTGGACCTCGGAAAAGTTGTCGGCGCAATCTACACCGACGACCTACTCGACCGTGTTTTTAGTCGCTTCTGCATAGGAAAATGA
- a CDS encoding antitoxin family protein → MNTIQAVFENGVFRPVGPVDLPEHSTVEFEPRLQGAVPVVDQPPTQPLMSDGLAKIYAILGERYNSGVSDTAARHNEHQP, encoded by the coding sequence ATGAATACGATCCAGGCGGTTTTCGAAAACGGCGTCTTTCGTCCGGTCGGACCAGTGGACCTGCCGGAGCATTCGACAGTCGAGTTTGAGCCGCGATTGCAGGGAGCAGTTCCGGTCGTGGATCAACCGCCGACCCAGCCGCTGATGTCCGACGGACTGGCCAAAATCTACGCAATTCTCGGAGAGCGATATAATTCAGGAGTTTCCGACACGGCTGCGCGCCATAACGAGCACCAGCCATGA
- a CDS encoding PIN domain-containing protein produces the protein MTDVFLDTVGIIAIWDEADQWHDPADATYRRLLVEGRRLVTTTAVLYECGNAAARRQYRPRVNALRRLLTQERLLIDPTSEDVERAWAAYDGGRPGDPGIVDHVSFVVMHRLGIQDAFTNDEHFATAGFTSLF, from the coding sequence ATGACCGACGTGTTTTTGGACACGGTTGGGATCATTGCGATTTGGGATGAGGCGGACCAATGGCATGATCCCGCCGACGCGACCTACCGGAGATTGCTCGTTGAAGGTCGTCGCCTAGTTACGACTACAGCCGTACTCTACGAGTGCGGTAACGCGGCTGCCCGACGCCAATATCGTCCGCGAGTTAATGCCCTCCGTCGGCTCCTCACTCAAGAACGTCTTCTGATTGATCCGACATCCGAAGATGTTGAACGGGCTTGGGCCGCATACGACGGAGGCCGGCCAGGAGATCCCGGAATCGTGGATCACGTTTCATTCGTTGTGATGCATCGCCTCGGCATCCAAGACGCCTTCACGAACGACGAGCATTTTGCAACCGCGGGTTTCACCTCGCTCTTCTAA
- a CDS encoding PQQ-binding-like beta-propeller repeat protein, translated as MTKLKNLPLAAVFLSLLVPVAAARADDWPQWRGPHRDGVWSESGIVEKFPDKQLAIKWRMPVGPGYSGPTVAGGRVYITDRAVEPKQTERVHCFDARTGEDLWSYSYDCPYKIGYDAGPRAAVSIDSGRAYALGAMGNFHCFDAATGKVIWKKDLLDEYKIQMPIWGIAAAPLVDGDLVIVEVGGENACIVAFDKATGAERWKSLDDRAGYAAPIVIEQAGRRVLVCWTGDNIAALDPASGELLWKLPFRPSKMVLNVATPVAHDDRLFVTAFYDGSLMARLDRDKPTAEILWRKKGLDEQKTEALHSIIATPYFDGDNIYGVDSYGQLRCLDAKTGERVWESQKAVPKARWATIHMVRNGERMFMFNERGELIIAKLAPDGFHEISRAKLIEPTTGQLNQRGGVCWAHPAFADKCIFARNDREIVCASLAKEP; from the coding sequence ATGACAAAACTCAAGAACCTTCCGCTCGCCGCCGTTTTCTTGTCGCTGCTCGTTCCCGTCGCCGCCGCTCGGGCCGACGACTGGCCGCAATGGCGCGGGCCGCACCGCGACGGCGTGTGGAGCGAGTCGGGCATCGTCGAGAAGTTTCCCGACAAGCAACTTGCGATCAAGTGGCGAATGCCGGTCGGCCCCGGCTATAGCGGCCCGACGGTCGCTGGCGGTCGCGTGTACATCACCGATCGGGCCGTTGAACCAAAGCAAACGGAACGAGTCCATTGCTTCGACGCCCGCACCGGCGAGGACCTTTGGAGCTACTCGTACGATTGTCCGTACAAAATCGGCTACGACGCCGGTCCGCGGGCGGCGGTGAGCATCGATTCCGGACGAGCGTACGCGCTCGGGGCGATGGGCAACTTCCATTGCTTCGACGCGGCGACCGGGAAGGTTATCTGGAAAAAAGACCTGCTCGATGAATACAAGATTCAAATGCCGATCTGGGGCATCGCCGCCGCGCCGCTGGTGGATGGCGATTTGGTGATCGTCGAGGTCGGTGGCGAGAATGCTTGCATCGTGGCTTTCGACAAAGCGACCGGTGCTGAGCGGTGGAAATCACTGGACGATCGGGCCGGCTACGCCGCGCCGATCGTCATCGAACAGGCGGGCCGCCGCGTGCTCGTTTGTTGGACGGGAGATAATATCGCCGCGCTCGATCCGGCCAGCGGCGAACTGCTTTGGAAGCTCCCCTTCAGGCCGTCGAAGATGGTGCTCAACGTGGCCACGCCGGTCGCGCATGACGATCGGCTTTTCGTGACGGCATTTTACGACGGCTCGCTGATGGCCCGGCTCGATCGCGACAAGCCGACGGCGGAAATCCTCTGGCGGAAGAAAGGTCTCGATGAGCAGAAGACCGAGGCCTTGCATTCGATCATTGCGACACCGTACTTCGATGGCGACAACATCTACGGCGTCGATAGCTACGGCCAACTGCGATGTCTCGATGCAAAAACGGGCGAACGCGTCTGGGAGAGCCAGAAAGCCGTGCCCAAGGCCCGCTGGGCGACGATCCACATGGTCCGCAACGGCGAGCGGATGTTCATGTTCAACGAGCGCGGCGAATTGATCATCGCCAAGCTCGCGCCCGACGGCTTCCACGAGATCAGCCGGGCCAAACTCATCGAACCGACCACCGGCCAGCTTAACCAGCGCGGCGGCGTTTGCTGGGCGCACCCGGCCTTTGCCGACAAGTGCATCTTCGCCCGCAACGATCGCGAAATCGTCTGCGCGAGTCTCGCTAAGGAGCCGTGA